Proteins from a genomic interval of Bifidobacterium longum subsp. infantis ATCC 15697 = JCM 1222 = DSM 20088:
- a CDS encoding BRO-N domain-containing protein, whose protein sequence is MSNQIQPFDFNGIQVRVLTDEHGNPWFLGADVCAILGTATNHIREYLDADEITNIRSTDIAQNGGKAPVFVSESDTSHSAPSTRQDGAHNFNKQRETNERQPQPHQRAHRR, encoded by the coding sequence GTGAGCAATCAGATTCAACCATTTGACTTCAACGGCATTCAGGTGCGTGTCCTAACCGATGAACACGGCAACCCGTGGTTCCTTGGAGCGGACGTATGCGCCATTCTCGGTACGGCCACCAACCATATTCGGGAATACCTCGATGCCGATGAAATCACCAATATCCGTAGTACGGATATTGCTCAGAACGGCGGCAAGGCACCCGTTTTCGTGTCCGAGTCCGATACCAGCCACTCAGCCCCATCCACTCGTCAGGACGGGGCACACAACTTCAACAAGCAAAGGGAAACCAATGAGCGACAACCTCAACCACATCAACGCGCGCATCGGAGGTGA
- a CDS encoding WhiB family transcriptional regulator codes for MSGWRDKAACRDMDPDLFFPTTSSEERLALKACAQCPAICECARYAAQHDRISGYPLQGVWGGVNRSRRRNRNE; via the coding sequence TTGAGCGGCTGGCGTGACAAGGCCGCGTGCCGTGACATGGACCCTGACCTGTTCTTCCCAACCACGTCCAGCGAGGAACGATTGGCGCTCAAGGCCTGCGCCCAATGTCCGGCGATATGCGAATGCGCACGGTACGCGGCGCAACACGACAGAATCAGCGGCTACCCATTGCAAGGCGTATGGGGTGGCGTGAACAGGAGCAGAAGAAGGAATCGAAATGAGTGA